A single region of the Corynebacterium halotolerans YIM 70093 = DSM 44683 genome encodes:
- a CDS encoding cytochrome ubiquinol oxidase subunit I, with the protein MDLVDVSRWQFGITTVYHFIFVPLTIGLAPLVAIMQTAWHRTGKDMWYRATRFFGTLFLVNFAMGVVTGLVQEFQFGMNWSEYSRFVGDVFGGPLALEGLAAFFFESIFLGIWIFGWGRVPRWIHLASIWIVAAATNVSAYFIIVANSFMQHPVGAAMNYENGRAELINVWELLSNPVALVAFPHAVAGSVLVAGTFVAGISAWWMVRDRRHAAKTGGNAEDAGQLWRPLLRMGLWVTLLGIVSVSITGDLQAKVMFEVQPMKMASAEALCHTEEDPWFSILAISTFNDCNSVSEIFSVPWVLSFLAGGQFSGVTLQGVTDLQAQAEQLYGPGNYSPNLFVTYWSFRLMIGFMAASILVVIVGFWLTRKKRTTDKRWFAWLGLIAIPFPFLSNSAGWIFTEMGRQPWVVYPNPDFGPENSPNGENDIHLIVDFGVSNHSVTTVWISLIAFTLIYGILAVVWFWLMRRFVVAGALAPGASENIVEDTYGPDAEELEPLSFNADSSDDAEDSDGSHSTEEFEPADRGSAAVTTKPRRQRDERTVDEKEQ; encoded by the coding sequence GTGGATCTTGTCGATGTCTCACGTTGGCAATTTGGCATCACGACTGTCTATCACTTTATTTTCGTCCCCCTGACCATCGGACTCGCTCCGCTGGTGGCAATCATGCAAACGGCCTGGCACCGCACCGGTAAAGATATGTGGTACCGCGCCACTCGGTTTTTCGGCACGCTGTTCCTGGTCAACTTCGCCATGGGCGTGGTCACCGGCCTTGTCCAGGAGTTCCAGTTCGGCATGAACTGGAGTGAGTACTCTCGCTTTGTCGGCGATGTTTTCGGTGGCCCGCTCGCCTTGGAGGGGCTGGCAGCTTTCTTCTTCGAGTCCATCTTCTTGGGCATTTGGATCTTCGGCTGGGGCAGAGTCCCCCGCTGGATACACCTGGCGTCCATCTGGATCGTCGCGGCCGCGACTAATGTCTCGGCCTACTTCATCATCGTGGCGAACTCCTTTATGCAGCACCCGGTGGGGGCGGCGATGAACTACGAGAACGGTCGCGCGGAATTGATCAACGTCTGGGAGCTGCTGAGCAATCCGGTGGCACTGGTGGCCTTCCCACACGCGGTGGCCGGTTCCGTGCTCGTGGCTGGCACCTTCGTCGCCGGTATCAGTGCGTGGTGGATGGTGCGCGATCGTCGTCACGCCGCTAAGACGGGAGGAAACGCCGAGGATGCCGGGCAGTTGTGGCGGCCCCTGCTGCGCATGGGACTGTGGGTCACATTGTTGGGGATCGTTTCCGTTTCCATCACCGGTGACTTGCAGGCCAAGGTGATGTTCGAGGTCCAGCCGATGAAGATGGCCTCCGCGGAGGCCCTCTGCCATACGGAGGAGGACCCGTGGTTTTCCATCTTGGCTATTAGCACGTTCAACGACTGTAACTCCGTCTCCGAGATCTTCAGTGTGCCTTGGGTTCTGTCATTCCTGGCTGGCGGCCAGTTCAGCGGTGTGACGTTGCAGGGCGTCACGGACTTGCAGGCCCAGGCCGAGCAGCTCTATGGTCCGGGCAACTACTCTCCGAACCTGTTCGTGACCTACTGGTCCTTCCGTCTGATGATCGGCTTCATGGCCGCCTCCATCCTGGTGGTTATCGTCGGTTTCTGGTTGACCCGCAAGAAGCGCACCACCGACAAGCGGTGGTTCGCCTGGTTGGGTCTCATCGCGATTCCGTTTCCCTTCCTGTCCAACTCCGCCGGCTGGATCTTCACCGAGATGGGGCGCCAGCCCTGGGTGGTATACCCGAACCCTGACTTCGGTCCGGAGAACAGCCCGAACGGGGAGAACGACATCCACCTGATCGTGGACTTCGGGGTGTCCAACCATTCGGTGACCACTGTCTGGATTTCCTTGATCGCCTTCACCTTGATCTACGGCATCCTCGCCGTGGTCTGGTTCTGGCTCATGCGCCGCTTCGTGGTCGCTGGGGCACTGGCGCCTGGCGCTTCCGAGAACATCGTCGAGGACACCTACGGACCGGACGCCGAGGAACTAGAACCGCTGAGCTTCAACGCCGACAGCTCCGACGACGCCGAGGACAGCGACGGTTCCCACAGCACCGAAGAGTTCGAGCCAGCCGACCGGGGTTCCGCAGCTGTCACCACGAAACCACGCCGACAGCGTGATGAGCGCACCGTTGATGAGAAGGAGCAATGA
- the cydB gene encoding cytochrome d ubiquinol oxidase subunit II has protein sequence MDLQTLWFIVIAFLFVGYFVLEGFDFGVGMLLPFLGGDGEERARRRDAVATSIGPVWNGNEVWLIVAVGGMFAAFPEWYATMFSGFYLPLLLILLSLILRGVALEWRVKVDTQAWRNRCDIGLAIGSWVPAIFWGVTFTNIVQGVAIDANRQVDSSLTAMFGLFNPYGLLGAVTFVLMFMVHGATFLGIKVHEPLRSQAHRLAQRLTIPTAVVAVGFAVWTQLAHGDPVIGIAVGVLALCVLIGSVSLMRGHDGVAFAATAVAVATLVVQIFATLFPNVMPTSLPGGVSLDIYNASSSDYTLVFLSWGVLILVPFILAAQGWTFWSFAKRITV, from the coding sequence ATGGATCTGCAGACCCTGTGGTTCATCGTGATCGCTTTCCTGTTCGTCGGCTATTTCGTCCTGGAGGGTTTCGACTTCGGTGTGGGCATGCTTTTGCCCTTCCTGGGCGGTGACGGTGAGGAGCGTGCGCGGCGTCGCGACGCCGTGGCCACCAGCATCGGCCCGGTGTGGAACGGCAACGAGGTGTGGCTCATCGTGGCGGTGGGTGGCATGTTCGCCGCCTTCCCCGAGTGGTACGCCACGATGTTTTCCGGTTTCTATCTCCCGTTGCTGCTCATTTTGCTCTCCCTAATCCTGCGGGGCGTCGCCCTGGAGTGGCGCGTCAAAGTCGACACCCAGGCCTGGCGGAACCGGTGCGATATCGGGTTGGCTATCGGCAGTTGGGTGCCGGCGATCTTTTGGGGCGTAACCTTCACCAATATCGTCCAGGGCGTGGCAATTGACGCCAATCGGCAGGTCGATTCCAGCTTGACCGCGATGTTCGGCTTGTTCAATCCCTACGGTCTGCTGGGGGCGGTGACCTTCGTTCTGATGTTCATGGTGCACGGAGCGACCTTCTTAGGGATCAAGGTGCACGAACCGCTGCGCAGCCAGGCCCATCGGCTGGCCCAGCGACTGACTATCCCGACAGCCGTGGTGGCCGTCGGGTTCGCGGTATGGACTCAGCTGGCACACGGTGATCCCGTCATCGGGATCGCGGTGGGTGTGCTCGCGCTGTGCGTGCTCATCGGTTCGGTGTCCCTCATGCGGGGCCACGACGGCGTCGCGTTCGCGGCCACTGCCGTGGCTGTGGCCACCCTGGTGGTGCAGATTTTCGCCACCTTGTTCCCGAACGTGATGCCCACCTCCCTGCCGGGCGGGGTGTCTCTGGACATCTATAACGCCTCCAGCTCGGACTACACACTGGTCTTTTTGTCCTGGGGTGTGCTGATCCTGGTGCCGTTCATCCTGGCCGCCCAGGGCTGGACCTTCTGGTCCTTCGCCAAGCGGATCACGGTGTGA
- a CDS encoding ABC transporter ATP-binding protein/permease, which produces MQGPIDPRLLALVPPVRGLILRTGVLQALTTVLVLARGVLIGWIAARVILDRGADWDVLTWPVVALFVVIAAHGGVSGHAQRTSSESVGRVVDTLRAKALAALRRHDPRRVQEESAHWREVLTDGIEDFRPYLSAFLPSLVAVVLATPAALVVVLVADPVSGILALVTVPLIPAFMVLIGKLTAAHTRRRLEVTTALGGQLADLLSGSLTLRALGATRQPSRQLRSTGRRHEKATMSVLRLAFLSSFALEFLATLAVALVAVSIGLRLVDGNMELTAGLIALIVVPEVYNPIRQVGTNFHAASDGLTAVEEILELLDEDAKATDTSGAGVDHRGRTYLTHRESPGAAPLTVTGLSVGGRDGMKPENLSFTAESGTITVLYGDNGSGKSTVFLAVLGALPGDLVTGRVTAVPLVRTSYLPARPVLVQGSVEDNLVLLGAERGPATETARNLGFDVPLERCLGPAGEGISAGQSQRLALARTLTGGTGPTLYLLDEPSAHLSPELVETLSAELRRRATAGHTVVVASHDVRLAAIADEVVYL; this is translated from the coding sequence GTGCAAGGACCCATTGACCCCAGACTCCTCGCTCTGGTTCCACCGGTACGGGGCCTGATCCTGCGCACCGGCGTTCTGCAGGCGCTCACCACCGTGTTAGTGCTCGCCCGCGGGGTGCTCATCGGCTGGATCGCCGCGCGCGTCATCCTGGACCGTGGCGCCGACTGGGACGTGCTGACCTGGCCGGTGGTGGCACTTTTCGTGGTCATCGCCGCCCACGGCGGCGTGTCCGGCCATGCGCAACGCACCTCCTCGGAGAGCGTCGGGCGGGTCGTAGATACACTGCGGGCCAAGGCCCTGGCTGCGTTGCGACGCCACGATCCCCGCCGCGTACAGGAGGAATCGGCCCACTGGCGCGAGGTGCTCACCGACGGCATCGAGGACTTCCGGCCCTACCTGAGCGCATTCCTGCCTTCGCTGGTCGCCGTCGTTCTAGCTACTCCGGCCGCTTTAGTGGTGGTGCTGGTGGCGGACCCGGTCTCCGGAATCCTGGCGCTGGTGACGGTACCGCTGATCCCGGCCTTCATGGTGCTGATCGGCAAGCTGACCGCCGCGCATACCCGACGCCGCCTGGAGGTGACCACCGCCTTGGGCGGGCAGCTGGCGGATCTGCTCTCCGGCTCGCTAACGCTGCGGGCGCTGGGAGCCACCCGCCAACCGAGCAGGCAGCTGCGGTCCACGGGGCGTCGCCATGAAAAGGCCACCATGTCGGTGCTGCGCCTGGCATTCCTCTCTTCCTTCGCCCTGGAGTTCCTGGCCACCCTCGCGGTGGCGCTAGTCGCTGTGAGCATCGGGCTGCGCCTGGTGGACGGGAACATGGAGTTGACCGCCGGGCTGATCGCGCTGATCGTGGTCCCGGAGGTGTACAACCCGATCCGGCAGGTGGGTACGAACTTCCACGCCGCCTCCGACGGGCTCACCGCCGTCGAGGAGATCCTGGAGCTGCTGGATGAGGATGCCAAAGCAACCGACACATCCGGTGCCGGAGTGGACCACCGCGGCCGGACCTACCTGACTCACCGCGAATCACCCGGAGCCGCCCCACTGACGGTCACCGGTCTCAGCGTGGGAGGCCGCGACGGCATGAAGCCGGAGAACTTGAGCTTCACCGCCGAATCCGGGACGATCACCGTGTTGTATGGCGACAACGGTTCCGGAAAATCCACTGTGTTCCTCGCCGTCCTGGGCGCGCTGCCGGGTGATCTGGTCACTGGACGGGTCACCGCTGTGCCGCTGGTACGCACGTCCTACCTGCCGGCCCGGCCGGTACTAGTGCAGGGCAGCGTAGAGGACAACCTCGTGCTGCTGGGTGCGGAGCGCGGACCGGCCACTGAAACCGCTCGGAACCTGGGCTTCGACGTGCCGCTGGAACGCTGTCTCGGACCCGCGGGGGAAGGCATCTCTGCGGGGCAGAGTCAACGCCTGGCCCTGGCGCGCACCCTGACAGGCGGCACCGGCCCCACACTGTACCTGCTGGATGAACCCAGTGCGCATTTGAGTCCGGAGCTGGTGGAGACCCTCTCCGCTGAGCTGCGGCGGCGTGCAACGGCCGGACACACGGTGGTGGTGGCCAGTCATGACGTCCGGCTGGCCGCGATCGCGGATGAGGTGGTGTACCTGTGA
- the cydC gene encoding thiol reductant ABC exporter subunit CydC: MLRLAGVRYREVVAGIAAGSITLISALTLTIVSGWLITKAWQMPPVLDLSVAVTAVRGLGISRAVFRYVDRLLSHRIALQALTTLRSRVFDALAFDHTGSGRGHLFTRGDGLVRLVADTERVTDVIVRSVVPGGVALVLTVFAVAGATWLHPAAGLVLALSFMVTGLITPWLAVRAARRSRRVFAEDDFDIALDELLDHRVEFAAAGFGQKREERAVAASRRSSDATVAAEKPLATSQVLITWSTGLAAALTVVVGALTYTGDPTWLGMMVLLPLAAFESHAQLSEAAIHADEASHSAHRLTHLVEESGTTSATDDGEASTWELDDCHLKATDLRCRFGDTTWQVDLPPGERMVIRGPSGCGKTTLLQTLGGLVPPRSGSVTLGGQRVLEIDPAALRKTVRAHAEDEWLFSTTIRQNLLVANPAASDGELREVLHAVGLDDWLRDTVEPLTDPLDLLLADGAGSLSSGQRRRLLLARALCSTAPVLLLDEPTEHIDEPDADDLLDTLLAKPLPGPRSRRSVIVVTHRSNKQDSGNTEAGEVDIRRYADPVTEHH, from the coding sequence ATGCTGCGCCTGGCCGGCGTGCGCTACCGTGAGGTCGTCGCGGGTATCGCTGCCGGTTCCATCACGCTGATCTCTGCGCTGACCCTGACGATCGTTTCCGGTTGGTTGATCACCAAGGCCTGGCAGATGCCACCGGTGCTGGACCTCTCGGTCGCGGTCACCGCGGTGCGCGGCCTGGGCATCTCCCGGGCGGTCTTCCGCTACGTGGATCGGCTGCTCAGCCACCGCATCGCACTGCAGGCCCTGACCACATTGCGGTCACGGGTCTTCGACGCGCTGGCTTTTGACCACACCGGCTCCGGCCGGGGACACCTCTTCACCCGCGGTGACGGGCTGGTGCGCCTGGTCGCCGACACCGAACGCGTCACTGACGTCATCGTCCGTTCTGTCGTCCCCGGTGGGGTGGCGTTGGTGCTCACCGTGTTCGCGGTGGCCGGCGCCACCTGGCTGCACCCGGCAGCGGGCCTGGTCCTGGCTCTCAGCTTCATGGTCACCGGCCTTATCACCCCGTGGTTGGCGGTGCGGGCGGCCAGACGTTCACGTCGAGTGTTCGCCGAGGACGACTTCGACATAGCCCTGGATGAACTGCTGGACCACCGCGTCGAGTTCGCTGCCGCGGGCTTTGGGCAGAAGCGTGAGGAGCGGGCCGTCGCGGCGTCGCGACGCAGCAGCGACGCCACCGTAGCCGCCGAGAAACCGCTGGCCACCTCACAGGTGTTGATCACCTGGTCCACCGGTCTGGCTGCGGCGCTGACCGTGGTCGTTGGCGCACTGACCTACACAGGAGATCCCACCTGGCTGGGTATGATGGTGCTGCTGCCGCTGGCCGCCTTCGAATCCCACGCCCAGCTCTCAGAAGCCGCAATCCACGCCGACGAGGCCTCCCACAGTGCCCACCGACTCACCCACCTGGTCGAGGAGTCCGGTACCACTTCGGCGACGGACGACGGGGAGGCGTCGACGTGGGAACTCGATGACTGCCACCTTAAAGCCACCGACCTACGTTGCCGCTTCGGCGACACCACCTGGCAGGTGGATCTGCCACCCGGTGAGCGCATGGTCATTCGCGGCCCCAGCGGTTGCGGCAAGACCACACTGCTGCAGACCCTGGGTGGCCTGGTGCCACCACGCAGCGGTTCTGTCACGCTGGGAGGGCAACGTGTGCTGGAGATCGACCCGGCCGCGTTGCGGAAGACCGTCCGCGCGCACGCGGAGGACGAATGGCTCTTCTCCACCACCATCCGACAGAACCTCCTCGTGGCCAACCCGGCCGCCAGCGACGGGGAACTACGAGAGGTCCTGCACGCGGTGGGGCTAGATGACTGGTTGCGGGATACCGTTGAACCGTTAACAGACCCGCTGGACCTGCTGCTCGCCGACGGTGCGGGCTCCCTGTCGAGCGGACAGCGCCGCCGTCTGCTGCTGGCCAGGGCGCTATGTTCCACCGCGCCGGTGCTGCTGCTAGATGAGCCGACCGAACACATTGACGAACCAGATGCCGATGACCTATTAGACACCCTCCTGGCCAAGCCGCTACCGGGACCGCGCAGCCGACGCAGCGTCATCGTGGTCACCCACCGGTCGAATAAGCAGGACAGCGGGAACACTGAAGCCGGAGAAGTAGATATCCGCCGCTACGCTGACCCGGTGACGGAGCACCACTAA
- the lgt gene encoding prolipoprotein diacylglyceryl transferase, translating into MQTTILANIPSPAQGVWQLGPIPIRAYALCIIVGMIIALWLTHQRYVARGGDGEVVWDAAIVAIPAGIIGGRLYHVITDYDKYFCDGCNPMNALNITAGGLGIWGAVALGGLAVWALFRYKGLKLGPFADAIAPSIILAQAIGRLGNWFNQEIYGRETDVPWALEIYYRVDANGDPSPVNGRSTGEVLATVHPTFLYELLWNLLIFVLLIWLDRRFKIGHGRLFALYVAGYTLGRFWIELMRSDAATLIFGMRVNTIVSIVVFIAAVIIFLMLPKGRESEAEVRRIRPGHRKIDSSDAESLGERTAGASTDEQARGAAGSTALKNRTAAGASGKTTPKRPGSDGSK; encoded by the coding sequence GTGCAGACCACCATCCTCGCGAACATCCCCTCCCCGGCCCAGGGTGTCTGGCAGCTGGGCCCGATCCCGATCCGCGCCTACGCCCTGTGCATCATCGTAGGTATGATCATCGCGCTGTGGCTGACCCACCAACGCTATGTCGCCCGAGGTGGTGATGGTGAAGTGGTCTGGGACGCGGCCATCGTGGCTATCCCGGCCGGTATCATCGGCGGTCGCCTATATCACGTTATCACGGACTATGACAAGTACTTCTGTGATGGCTGCAACCCAATGAACGCCCTGAATATCACTGCCGGTGGCCTCGGCATTTGGGGTGCGGTAGCACTCGGTGGTCTGGCGGTATGGGCACTCTTTCGTTACAAGGGGCTCAAACTGGGCCCTTTCGCCGACGCGATCGCCCCCAGTATCATCCTGGCGCAGGCCATCGGCCGCCTGGGAAACTGGTTCAACCAGGAGATCTACGGTCGTGAGACCGACGTCCCCTGGGCTCTGGAGATCTACTACCGGGTGGACGCCAATGGTGATCCCTCCCCGGTCAATGGGCGTTCTACCGGGGAGGTCTTGGCAACGGTACACCCCACCTTCCTCTATGAACTGCTATGGAACCTGCTGATTTTCGTGCTGCTGATCTGGCTAGACCGCCGCTTCAAGATCGGCCATGGACGACTCTTCGCCCTCTATGTCGCCGGTTACACCCTGGGTCGGTTCTGGATCGAATTGATGCGTTCCGATGCCGCTACCCTGATCTTCGGCATGAGGGTCAACACTATCGTCTCAATAGTGGTCTTCATCGCTGCGGTGATTATCTTCCTGATGCTGCCCAAGGGCAGGGAAAGCGAGGCGGAGGTCCGCCGAATCAGGCCTGGGCATCGCAAGATAGACTCGTCTGATGCAGAATCCTTGGGGGAGAGGACTGCCGGTGCTTCCACTGATGAGCAGGCTCGCGGTGCCGCGGGCAGCACGGCGTTGAAGAATCGCACCGCGGCCGGAGCTTCAGGAAAAACCACGCCGAAGCGGCCGGGTTCCGACGGCTCCAAATAG
- a CDS encoding DUF2771 domain-containing protein, whose protein sequence is MVSRKEAKKKSLLRILALIIAVVIVVVASVLMQNWWNNRPGPQPSEVSITASVGEEEMEIFPYLACVPGTECPEGDIPALEVGPDESLHLEIPEPIHQLEWALLRIYDDPAANDQVLHGSYDATTAEIPGSVDPLTEDSAERPQLVLVEVSAVMVGLDENGEEAPFSVVWSISAQGEPGANPGN, encoded by the coding sequence ATGGTCAGTCGTAAGGAAGCTAAGAAGAAGTCTCTGCTGCGAATTCTCGCACTGATCATTGCGGTGGTGATCGTCGTGGTCGCCTCGGTGCTGATGCAGAACTGGTGGAACAATCGGCCTGGTCCCCAGCCATCGGAGGTCTCCATCACCGCCAGTGTCGGCGAGGAAGAGATGGAGATCTTTCCCTATCTTGCTTGTGTCCCCGGCACAGAATGCCCGGAGGGTGATATCCCCGCCTTAGAGGTCGGTCCTGACGAAAGCCTTCATCTGGAAATCCCCGAGCCAATCCATCAACTGGAGTGGGCGCTGCTGAGAATCTACGATGATCCTGCCGCCAACGATCAGGTGCTTCACGGTAGTTATGACGCCACTACGGCAGAGATTCCCGGCTCCGTCGATCCCCTCACTGAGGACAGTGCAGAGCGCCCGCAGTTGGTACTGGTCGAGGTTTCCGCGGTGATGGTTGGCCTTGACGAGAACGGTGAAGAGGCCCCATTCAGTGTGGTCTGGTCCATCAGCGCTCAGGGCGAACCAGGGGCGAATCCCGGAAATTAG
- the pdxS gene encoding pyridoxal 5'-phosphate synthase lyase subunit PdxS, with product MALNETTYATDRVRRGLADQFKGGVIMDVVTPEQARIAEDAGATAVMALERVPADIRAQGGVSRMSDPDMIDGILAAVSIPVMAKVRIGHFVEAQVLQTLGVDFIDESEVLTPADYAHHIDKAAFDVPFVCGATNLGEALRRINEGAAMIRSKGEAGTGDVSNAVTHMRTIRAEINRLRSMATDELFVAAKELQAPYELVREVAETGLLPVALLTAGGISTPADAAMMMQLGAEGVFVGSGIFKSGNPEQCARAIVEATRNYDDPETLARVSRGLGEAMVGINVEELPVPHRLAERGW from the coding sequence ATGGCCCTCAACGAGACCACCTACGCCACCGACCGTGTCAGGCGGGGCCTGGCGGACCAGTTCAAGGGCGGCGTCATCATGGACGTCGTCACGCCGGAGCAGGCGAGGATCGCCGAGGACGCCGGCGCCACCGCCGTCATGGCGTTGGAGCGGGTCCCGGCCGACATCCGCGCCCAGGGCGGGGTCTCACGCATGTCGGATCCGGACATGATCGACGGCATCCTCGCGGCCGTGTCCATCCCCGTCATGGCGAAGGTCCGTATCGGCCACTTCGTCGAGGCCCAGGTGCTCCAGACCCTCGGCGTCGATTTCATCGACGAGTCCGAGGTGCTCACCCCGGCCGACTACGCCCACCACATCGACAAGGCCGCCTTCGACGTCCCCTTCGTCTGCGGGGCGACGAACCTGGGGGAGGCCCTGCGCCGCATCAACGAGGGTGCGGCCATGATCCGCTCCAAGGGCGAGGCCGGCACCGGTGACGTCTCCAACGCCGTGACCCACATGCGCACCATCCGCGCCGAGATCAACCGCCTGCGCTCCATGGCCACCGACGAACTCTTCGTCGCCGCCAAGGAACTGCAGGCGCCCTATGAGCTGGTCCGGGAGGTCGCCGAGACCGGTCTGCTGCCCGTCGCCCTGCTGACCGCCGGCGGAATCTCCACCCCGGCCGACGCCGCGATGATGATGCAGCTGGGTGCCGAGGGCGTGTTCGTCGGTTCCGGCATCTTCAAGTCCGGCAACCCGGAGCAGTGCGCGAGGGCCATCGTCGAGGCCACCCGCAACTACGACGACCCGGAGACCCTCGCCCGGGTCTCCCGCGGCCTGGGCGAGGCGATGGTGGGCATCAACGTCGAGGAACTGCCGGTCCCGCACCGCCTGGCCGAGCGCGGCTGGTAG
- a CDS encoding DUF305 domain-containing protein has product MRQEGHDKTNGHHSGGHNSHGSKTMYLRFAAMILTGMVVMYWTMFAGSWEWSHIRWSESRLFMALTMGGAMGLVMLAWMLNMYKNPKANITIVVVSVLLLGGGIFLDRSQVTVDDTDFMRAMIPHHSLAITRSERADIEDVRVCELAVEISEAQRREIFEMDWLIEDIQKNGVADTPEEAQARPVPDYEELAERQCPAG; this is encoded by the coding sequence ATGAGACAAGAAGGTCATGACAAGACGAACGGGCACCACAGTGGTGGCCACAACTCACACGGTTCCAAGACGATGTACCTCCGGTTCGCTGCCATGATCCTCACCGGGATGGTGGTCATGTACTGGACTATGTTCGCTGGCTCCTGGGAGTGGAGCCACATCCGGTGGAGCGAGAGTCGCCTGTTCATGGCCCTGACCATGGGCGGCGCCATGGGTTTGGTCATGCTCGCCTGGATGCTCAACATGTACAAGAACCCGAAAGCCAACATTACGATTGTCGTCGTCAGCGTCCTGCTGCTCGGAGGCGGGATCTTCCTGGACCGTAGCCAGGTCACTGTGGATGACACCGACTTCATGCGGGCGATGATCCCGCACCACTCACTGGCCATCACTCGCTCTGAGCGGGCCGACATCGAGGACGTGAGGGTGTGCGAGCTCGCTGTGGAGATCAGCGAGGCTCAGCGCCGCGAGATCTTCGAGATGGACTGGCTGATCGAGGACATCCAGAAAAACGGCGTGGCTGACACACCTGAAGAGGCACAAGCCCGGCCAGTGCCTGACTACGAGGAACTCGCAGAGCGCCAGTGCCCCGCTGGCTGA
- a CDS encoding metal-dependent transcriptional regulator: MHVSDLPDRSQDYLKAIWTVTEYSGGSAPLGELAARVGQKTTTASEAIRRLANKGLVKQEPYRGVMLTPKGRELAVAMVRRHRLLETFLVRALDYTWDEVHEDAELLEHAVSDRFLARIDAYLGHPDRDPHGDPIPDAQGRVEKVEGVSLAAIGEGESATVEQIDDRDPQLLRYLADHGVVPGAHLTVPGSPVAGVLRVKVGDNEVTIAETGLEDIRVQRGD, encoded by the coding sequence ATGCACGTAAGCGACCTGCCCGACCGATCCCAGGACTATTTGAAGGCGATCTGGACCGTCACCGAATACTCCGGTGGTTCCGCCCCCCTCGGGGAACTGGCCGCTCGTGTGGGACAGAAGACAACGACCGCCTCCGAGGCGATCCGCCGTCTGGCCAACAAGGGGCTGGTCAAACAGGAGCCTTACCGCGGGGTCATGCTAACCCCAAAGGGACGCGAGCTGGCGGTGGCCATGGTGCGGCGCCACCGGCTGCTGGAGACCTTTCTGGTCCGGGCGCTCGACTACACGTGGGATGAGGTGCACGAGGATGCGGAGCTTCTCGAACACGCCGTCTCGGACCGGTTCCTGGCGCGTATCGACGCCTATCTGGGACATCCTGACCGTGACCCGCACGGAGACCCCATCCCTGATGCCCAGGGGCGGGTCGAGAAAGTGGAGGGGGTCAGCCTTGCCGCGATCGGTGAGGGGGAGTCTGCCACGGTCGAGCAGATTGACGACCGGGACCCGCAACTGCTGCGTTACCTGGCCGATCATGGAGTAGTGCCCGGTGCGCACCTGACAGTCCCCGGAAGCCCGGTGGCGGGCGTACTGCGGGTCAAGGTCGGCGATAATGAGGTCACCATCGCCGAGACAGGCCTCGAAGATATTCGCGTTCAACGAGGTGACTGA
- a CDS encoding manganese ABC transporter substrate-binding lipoprotein — MTRRRHLLTATALFPLAALALTGCAVTDTTAVAMGDDALFEVYATTGYLADAVAHLAPEAEVATMVGPGGNRQLAVGELLPEELLMDWPETDDEGNALFDPHVWNSPEAWSPVVGQNDNG, encoded by the coding sequence GTGACCCGGAGACGACACCTGCTGACCGCCACCGCCCTGTTCCCGTTGGCTGCGCTGGCGCTGACCGGTTGCGCGGTAACTGACACCACCGCCGTGGCCATGGGTGACGATGCCCTCTTCGAGGTGTACGCCACCACCGGTTACCTGGCCGACGCCGTCGCTCACCTCGCCCCCGAGGCTGAGGTGGCCACCATGGTGGGCCCGGGCGGGAACCGGCAGCTGGCCGTCGGCGAGCTGCTCCCTGAGGAGCTGCTGATGGATTGGCCCGAGACCGATGATGAGGGCAACGCGCTATTTGATCCGCATGTCTGGAATAGCCCGGAGGCCTGGTCCCCGGTCGTCGGGCAAAACGATAATGGTTGA